A stretch of DNA from Aurantiacibacter atlanticus:
GTCTGCTTGCACAGGTGCATGGCGACGGCGGTGCTCATAATCTACGGCTTCGCACTGGCTGCTGCTGCCATATCGGTATCGGGGGCATGCGATCTTGTTTTGTAATTGCCCATGATCGGACGGAGATGAATGAATCTGCACACAGCTTTAGTCCAGACCCTGCCGGAAGCGGGGGAGAGGCGCATAATGACAATACGGATCCCGGCATGGAAAGCCATGCCCGCGACCTGCCCGAAAGGTCTTTCACCTTTCGTCAGCTGATCCGTCTTGCTGCGGTTTTCCTGATGGACTTTACCGCGGTTGCGCTGACCCTTTGCGTGGCCTTTTTGTTGAAGCAGGGTTTTCCATTTGGGGACTTTCTTTCGACAGCCGGCTTCGTGATCGGATTTGCGGCAATAGCATCTGCCTGCTTTGTCTTATCGGGACTGTATTCGAGAAGCTGGCGCTTCGTGAACTTCTCCCATTCAGTCTATCTGGGTGCGGTCGTTCTTGCTTCTCTGGCGCTTGCCTGGGCAGTCACCTTGTTCCTTCCTGCCCTGCGCGCGATGGGCAGCGAACTCATTCCCGTGACGATAGTGCATTGGGCGCTTGCCACCGTGAGCCTGCTCGGCATGCGCATGGCGCGGCGTGCATATTGTGAATGGCGCGACAGGCGTCAGGTGCATGGCACTGGCAGATCGCTGGCCGGACCTGTTCGCACTGCCATCGTGATTGCATCTTCGCAATGGGCGCGGGTATCCATCGATATGGCAAATACGCAGGAAACGTCATTGGTCAGGATCGCCGGCGTGCTTCTGCCCCAGCGTGACCATACTTTGCGTTCCATCAACAACGTGCCCGTGCTGGGTAGCCAGCATGACCTTGCCCAGGCTGTCGACCTGCTCAGCCGACAGGGCATTACTATCGAACATGTAGTGGTATGCGATGACGGTACCTATCTGGGTAATCGCGATATTACGCAGATCATCCATATGGGGCGCGAACTTGGCCTTGAAGTTTCACGTGTGCACGATCCCCTGGCCCAATTGCTGCAACATTCCTCCCATCGCGAGCATAAGAAGGTCCCGGTCGAGGCATTACTGGGCAGAAGCGAGTGTGACCTCGATAGCCAGGCTGTCTTGCGCCAGGTAGCCGGCAGCGTGGCGCTGGTGACAGGGGCTGGCGGAACGATTGGATCGGAGCTGTGCTGGCAGATCGCCGGAGTAGAGCCAGCAAAGCTGGTGCTCGTCGATAATAGCGAGTTCAATCTCTACACGATTGAAGCAAAGCTGCGCGAAAGCTTCCCTGATCTCGATATCGCGCCAGAAATCGTGGATGTGCGTGACAAGGCCAGCGTGAATAGACTGTTCAGTAAGCATAGTCCGTCCATGGTCTATCACGCAGCTGCACTTAAGCATGTGCCCATTGTGGAGGGTAATGCCTGTGCAGGGGCGATGACCAATATCATCGGCACACGTAATATTGCCGACGCAGTCTGCGAATATTCCGCCAAGGCGATGGTACAGGTTTCTTCCGACAAAGCAGTCAACCCCATCGGTGCGATGGGCGCGACCAAGCGGGTAGGCGAACTTTACAGTCAGGCGCTGGATTTGTGCGGCGTGGACGATCCCGATGCGCCGCGCTTCATGACGGTGCGGTTCGGTAATGTCCTCGGCTCAAGCGGATCCATCGTGCCGCTGTTCGAGCGCCAGTTGAAAGAAGGTAGGCCACTCACCGTCACCCACCCTGACATCGAACGCTATTTCATGACCGTGCGTGAGGCGGTGCAACTGATATTGCAAAGCAGCTCTGCCGCGTTGGAACAGGAAACGCGCCGCGGTTCCATCTTCGTTCTCGATATGGGCGATCCTGTCAGGATCGTTGATCTCGCACGACGCATGATCACGCTGTACGGGCTCGAACCGGAAGTGGATGTGCCGATTGAATTTGTCGGCCTGCGTCCCGGGGAAAAACTTTATGAAGAGCTTTTTGATGGATGCGAGGAACGGCTCCCGTCCGAAATCTCCGGCATTTTTGAAGCGCGGTCTCGTCCTATTCCATTGCCACTGATATCCATGGCGATCGATCGGCTCAATGATCTGGCAGCCGAAGGTGAGGACGAAGATGTAAAGCATCTCTCCCATTCCATCGCCCGCTATCCGGCAGGGGATGACAAGGCTGGTATATTGGCGTTGATACTGAACCTTACTCCCAGTATCCCGCAAGACCAACTCCATCACTGAAGGGGCTCTATTGATGCAACCAGATAAGGCCCAGTTGCAGGAACCCCTGATCCCCGTGGCGAGCAAATGGCCCCGTCACGAGCAGGATGAAATAGATGCGGTTACAAGGGTGCTTGCATCGGGCAAGGTCAATGGGCTGGTCCACGGGATTGAAACGGC
This window harbors:
- a CDS encoding polysaccharide biosynthesis protein, with the protein product MNESAHSFSPDPAGSGGEAHNDNTDPGMESHARDLPERSFTFRQLIRLAAVFLMDFTAVALTLCVAFLLKQGFPFGDFLSTAGFVIGFAAIASACFVLSGLYSRSWRFVNFSHSVYLGAVVLASLALAWAVTLFLPALRAMGSELIPVTIVHWALATVSLLGMRMARRAYCEWRDRRQVHGTGRSLAGPVRTAIVIASSQWARVSIDMANTQETSLVRIAGVLLPQRDHTLRSINNVPVLGSQHDLAQAVDLLSRQGITIEHVVVCDDGTYLGNRDITQIIHMGRELGLEVSRVHDPLAQLLQHSSHREHKKVPVEALLGRSECDLDSQAVLRQVAGSVALVTGAGGTIGSELCWQIAGVEPAKLVLVDNSEFNLYTIEAKLRESFPDLDIAPEIVDVRDKASVNRLFSKHSPSMVYHAAALKHVPIVEGNACAGAMTNIIGTRNIADAVCEYSAKAMVQVSSDKAVNPIGAMGATKRVGELYSQALDLCGVDDPDAPRFMTVRFGNVLGSSGSIVPLFERQLKEGRPLTVTHPDIERYFMTVREAVQLILQSSSAALEQETRRGSIFVLDMGDPVRIVDLARRMITLYGLEPEVDVPIEFVGLRPGEKLYEELFDGCEERLPSEISGIFEARSRPIPLPLISMAIDRLNDLAAEGEDEDVKHLSHSIARYPAGDDKAGILALILNLTPSIPQDQLHH